DNA from Nitrospira sp.:
CGCGCCTCTCGCGGGACCATACGGAGCGCATGTTCGCGTTCTTTGGGATTCCGTTTCGCCGTGACGGCTTTACGGTTCAGGTCGAGGGACGTCCGGCGGTCCGATGGAGCGGCAAATCGGTCGTGGTGCCGGGTGATTTGTCTGCGGCGGCGTTTTTTATCGTCGGGGCCGCGATTGTGCCGGATTCGGATGTGACGGTTCGCGCAGTCGGTATGAATCCTACGAGAACCGGCTTGCTGGAAATCCTGCGGCAAATGGGCGCATGGATCGAGGTGCTCCATCCTCGTGAGGAGGCCGGCGAACCGGTGGCGGATTTGCGTGTGCGGTCAGCTCCATTGCACGGAGTCATGATCGGGCCCGAGCAGATTCCCCAGACGATCGACGAGTTCCCGATCCTCTGCGTGGCGGCAGCCGTGGCGGAAGGTGAAACGGTCGTCACCGGCGCCGAAGAACTGCGGGTGAAGGAAAGCGATCGGATCGCCACGATGGCGAACGAGTTGCGGGCCATGGGAGCGAAGATAGAAGAACGATCGGATGGAATGGTGATCCAGGGACTGGGACGCAAGGGAGTGAACGGGAGACTTACCGGCGCAACCTGTGCGAGCCACGGCGACCATCGTGTTGCGATGTCCGTCGCCATCGGCGCCTTGACTGCCGTTCGGCCGACCCTGATTCAAGACACGGCCTGTATCGAAACCTCGTTCCCGGCCTTCGATCGTACGCTGGTAGCACTGTTGACTGGGTCTGAAAAATCTCTATAGTGCGAGGGGCCTGTGGGTGAGAGGGTGGGAGATCGACATGAAAAGCAAGGGTTGATCGTCGCGATCGACGGCCCTGCGGGGGCGGGAAAAAGCACCGTGGCCAAACTCCTGGCCTTGCGGCTCGGGTATCTGTACCTGGATACGGGAGCCTTGTATCGTGCGGTCGCCTGGAAGGTTCAAGAGACCGGGACAGATCCCGATGATCGGTCCGCCATTGCGGCGCTCCTGCCTGAAACCAAGCTGCATATGGAATGTGGCTCCGAACAGGCCCACGTCTTCGTGGACGGGCGGGACGTCACAGGCGACTTGCGGACACCTGGTGTGACGGCCCTTGCCTCCGTGGTGTCGGCGATTCCCGCGGTCCGCGAATGGCTGTTGCCGGTCCAACGGCAGATCGGCGCCGCCGGTTCCGTGGTCGCTGAAGGTCGCGATATCGGCACGAAGGTGTTTCCTGGTGCGGACATCAAGTTTTTTCTCGAGGCCGATGCGGACGTCCGGGCGACGCGCCGGCACCGCGAACTGGTGGCGGCAGGCCACGCGGTTCAATTCGACCAGACCAAGCGTGACCTGACAGGGCGGGACGATCGCGACCGATCTCGAACCGTGGCACCCTTGATCCCCGCGCAGGATGCCGAACGTATCGATACGTCGAGCATGCCGGCGGAAGCGGTGGTCGAACATATGATGGCTGTGATCACGGCGAGATCGTGACCTCCGTACTATATGGTCTGTTGTGGATTCTGTCTCGCGCCGTCGGTTGGTTGTGTTTCCGGTACAAAACGGTCGGCAGGGTCCCCCGGAAAGGCGGATTCCTCATTGCCTCGAACCACGCCAGCTACCTGGATATTCCGTTGCTCGGCTGTGGGATTCCCAGACGGGTCTGGTACATGGGGCGGCATGACCTGTTCACGGTTCCGCTCCTCAACGGGTTGTTACAGGCGCTCGGATGGATTCCGTTGCGGCTCGGACGCGTGGATCGTGACGCGTTCAGCAGGGCCGTCTCGCTCATTAAGGAGGGGAAACCAGTGGCGATCTTTCCCGAAGGCGGACGGACGATGACCGGCGCGCTCAAGCCCGGCAAACCAGGCATCGGGGTCATCGTGTCGCAGACCGGCTGCCAGGTCGTGCCGGCCCATATCGGGGGAACCTTCGATGTGTTGCCGCCGGGGGCGAAGTGGCCGAGATTTCGGCGGGTGACGGTGTCCTATGGGGAACCGATAGATTTTTCATCCGATGCCGCCCGTTTGGACGGAAAGGCGTTTTATCAGCATGTCAGTCGGACGGTGATGGCGAAGATTGCGGAGCTCGGACAGGTTCCGATGCCCCACGATCTTGCCTCCCCTTCAACGGCCAAGTCTTGCAACGCTGAGTAAGATTCGGCTTCTCTCACATTCAGCACCCGGCGCAAGCCGGAGGACGAGGATCTTTTCATGAGTACTGTCACACCGCAGAGCGAACCCAAACTCGATCGCGACGCCTTGGCGGCGATGTATGAAGAAACCTTCCGTAATTTCGAGGAAGGCACCATCACCGAGGGCACGGTCGTCGCCATCGGCAAGGACAAAGTCGTGGTCGATATCGGCTACAAGTCCGAGGGCATGATTCCGGCCGACCAATTTTCGCATGATGAATTGCAGCAATTGAAGGTGGGAGATCGCCTGCAGGTCTATCTCGAAGAATGTGAAGACGCCGACGGCAATCTGGTGCTCTCCAAAGAAAAAGCCGACAAGATGAAAATCTGGGAGGAACTGGAGAAGCTGCACAAGGAAGAAAAGAGCATCGAGGGCAAGATCATTTCCCGCATCAAGGGCGGCATGATGGTCGATATCGGCGTCAAGGCCTTCCTGCCAGGCTCGCAGATCGATCTGCATCCGGTGCGCGACCTGGATGGGTTGGTGGGCAAGACCTTCCCCCTCAAGATCATCAAGATCAACCACCGGCGGGGCAATGTGGTCGTCTCGCGCCGGGTGTTGTTGGAAGAGACGCGCGACCGTCGCCGCCAGACGACCTTGGCCACCTTGAAAGAGGGTCAGTTGATTCAGGGGATGGTGAAAAACATCACCGATTATGGAGCCTTCATCGATCTCGGCGGCATCGACGGCTTGCTGCACATCACCGACATGTCGTGGGGTCGTGTCGGCCATCCGTCCGAGCTGTTCCAGGTGGGCGATAAGGTGGAAGTGACGGTGCTGAAATACGATCGAGAGACCGGACGTATTTCGCTCGGCCTCAAACAGAAGTCGGCGGATCCCTGGACCGGGGTGGCCGCCAAGTATCCGGTGGGCACACGTGTGCGCGGACGGGTGGTGAGTTTGACGGATTACGGCGCCTTCGTCGAGTTGGAGCCGGGCGTGGAAGGGTTGGTGCACGTGTCGGAGATGTCTTGGACCCACGAGGTCCGGCACCCGTCGCGTGTCGTCTCGGTCGGCGATCAAGTCGAAGCGGCAGTATTGAACATCGACCCGGGAAGCCGGAAGATTTCCCTGGGCATGAAGCAGACGGCCCCGAACCCCTGGGACATGATCGAGGCCAAGTATCCGGCCGGCACGCGCATCGAAGGCAAGGTGAAGAGCCTGACGGACTTCGGTGCCTTCATCGGCCTGGAAGAAGGCATCGACGGGTTGATCCATATTTCCGACATGTCCTGGACGAAGCACATCAAGCATCCGTCCGAGCTCTTCAAGAAAGGGCAGAAGGTCGATGCGGTGGTCATCCGTATCGATAAGGAGAAGGAGCGTCTCTCGCTGGGCTACAAGCAATTGTCCCGCGATCCGTGGGAGGACCAGATCCCGACCCGGTATCGGGTGGGCGACAGCATCACCGGCAAGGTCAGCAAGATCGCCGACTTCGGGCTCTTCGTCGAGCTGGACGGCGACGTGGAAGGTCTGATCCACATCAGCGAAGTCGGCCTGGACCCCAACGTGCGCATGGAAGAGAAGTTCAAGGCGGGGGACGATGTGACGGCGAAGATCATCAAGGTCGACCGTGAGGAGCGGAAGATCGCCCTGAGTTTGCGCGATCACCAACTGGACAGTGAACGCCGCCAAGTCGATGAGTTTCACGCTTCCCAGGGCGGGTTGGATCAGAGCCTGGGGCGGGCGGCCAAGCAAAGTCGGAAGCGGGGTCAAACCGACTCCGAAGCCTGATTCGTGGGAGGTCCTATGGGCCCAAGCGCGGAGGAGGCCGTCGGGAAGCCGAAGCGGAGTCTATTGCGCCGGATATTCTGGACGATCGTGATCGGGGTCGGAGCGTTGGTCTTGCTGAACACGCTCCTCCCCGACCTCGATCTCTCGGGACGGGACCGTGTCGCCTTGATTCGCGTCGAGGGGGTCATTCTGGATGCCCAGGCGACGATCGGTGAATTGAAGCAGTACAGTGAAAATCCGCTGGTCAAGGCGATCGTGTTGCGTATCGACAGTCCCGGCGGCGGGGTGGTCCCGTCCCAGGAAATCCATGATGCCGTCAAGCGCGTGAAGAACAAGAGCAACAAGGCGGTAATTGCCTCGATGGGAACGGTGGCGGCGTCAGGAGGCTATTACATCGCCGCGGCCACGGATCGTATCATCGCCAACCCCGGCACCCTGACCGGCAGCATCGGCGTGATCATGGAGACGGCCAATCTCGAAGGCCTGTTGAAAAAAGTCGGTGTCGAAGGGGTGGTGATCAAGAGCGGGCGCTTCAAGGACGTCGGGTCGCCGCTGCGCAAGATGAGCGACGAGGAACGTAAGCTGTTGCAGTCGGTGATGGACGATGTCCATCAGCAGTTTATTCAAGCCGTGGCCGACGGCCGGTCCTTGGAACCATCCGAGGTGGAGCCGTTGGCGGACGGGCGCATCTTCACCGGTCGCCAGGCGAAAGAAGCGCGGTTGGTGGACGAGTTGGGCGATCTTGAGGACGCCATTCATATTGCGGCGGATATCGCGGGGATCGAAGGGGAGCCGAAGGTGGTCGAGCCACGCAAGCGGTTCTCCATTCGAGATATTCTGGAGTCACGCTGGTCGTCGATGTTCCCCAAGCTGGAGTTGCAGACCGGCGTCAACTTGAAATACTTGATGGCGTTCTGAGCGGCCGAACCGCCATCGCCATGCGGCAGCGAGCCGTGCGTAAGCCCCACCCACGAGGAGAGGGACTATGACCAAAGCGCAGATTATCGAGCGGGTATCGGAGCAGGTAACGACGTTGACCAAGCGGCAGGCGGAGATCGTCGTGAACACGATCTTCGATTGCATTCGCGACTCCCTGCGGAACGGCAATAAAACGGAAATCCGAGGGTTCGGCAGTTTCCGTCTGCGCGCCAGACGCATGAAGGAAGGCCGCAATCCCAAGACCGGAGCGACCGTGGCCGTACCGGCGAAACGGGTGCCTTTTTTCAAGGCCGGCAAGGAACTGAAGGAATTACTCAATAAGTAACAGGGGTGATGCCGTGGCAGAGTCACCAGACATAGCAGTGCCAGAGGTTCGGTGGAGCGACGGCGCGTTGAAACGTATGGAGCGCGCTCCCATGTTTCTGCGTGGGATGGTCCGACGCCTGGCCGAAAAAAAGGCGCGTGAGTTGGGCTACGGGGAAATCACCGAAGAGATCCTCGATCAGTTCAAGAGCCAGATGATGGGGATCATGGGCGGCGAGGGCGGCATGGCCGAAGCGGCCGATCAGATGGCGAAGGGCCAACTGCCGTGGACTGCCGCCGCGAAGGAACGCCTGGCCGCCGTGCCGGAATTCATGCGGGGGATGATCAAGCAGATTGCCGATGAGATTGCCCGCAAGGGCGGCCATATGGAAGTCAACGTCGACCTCTTCGAGAAAGTCGAAGCCTTGGGCGATATCCGCGAGCGAGAGTTGCCGCCGCTGGAATGGACCGAGGGCGCGCTGGCGCTGCTGCAAGAGAAAATCAAGGAGTCCCCGCCGATCGCCATGGATTTCGTCAGCGATATGATCCGGCATGATACCGAAGAACTGGCGCGGGAGAAGGGGCTCGCCAGGATCGACGAGCAGACCGCAGTGCAATTGTGGGAAGCGCCGCAGGAGCGCGTGGCTTGGAGTGATGAAGCCTGGAAGCGTTTGCAAACCTCGCCGGATTTTGTCCGTAGCGGCATCCGCAAGGCGGCCGAACGGAGGGCCCGCAAGCTAGGCCTGAAGGAGGTCGATTCCGATCACCTCACGACGTTCCGCAATCAGGCCATGATGAAGGCCGTGAAACGTATCCGATCGTTCGGTTACAACGAACTCACCTTCGATGCGTTCGACACGGCCCTGCAGAAAACCAAACGGCTTCAGGGGAACGACCAGGCGGAAAAGAGACTGCAGGAAATTCGGTCGCACTTCAGCGATCCCGATACCAAAAAGCCTGAAGGCGGTACCCTCGGCGCCGAACTCATGGGACGGTTCAGGAGGTTTCTCAAGGGGGAAGGATCTCTCTAAGCAGGGACGTCGTTCCAACTCCAACCTTCTCTGCTTTTCAGGCAGACGGCGATGCCGCCGGCATGGAGTGCAAGCGGAACCTACGGGCAGGCTTGAACCTCGGAGTCTCGGGTAACCCACTGAACAGCCGTGCCTCTGGGTTACCCGAGAGATTGGGAGCGGTCGGAATCGACGACCGGCGGTTAGTGGGCAGCGACGGCGCCGGGCCAGAATTTGTGTCGGATTTGCGGCAGCGGGACGTTGTCGAAGTTCGGGATGTCATAGAGACAACGATCGATGGTCGCAACCTCTTCTTCCGTGAGTTCCAGCACGACTTGTTTCTTCCAGAACTGGTCAAGCGCCAGGTAATCATTCGAAGTCGGCTTTTCGGCCAGCAGGGACTGCATCTTCTTGAATCCGTCTGTATCGACGCCTGGCACGCGTCCATTGTTACGATCAATACACCACTTCAAGACTTCTGCCACACCGTACATCGATAAAGGGATCTGGACGGTCTTACTCATAAGGTACCTCCTCAAACTTGACGGCATTGTAGCCTAAGGCTCCGCCTGTTTTCAAAGGGGCGAAAGGCCTACACCGAGGTGCCCGATAGGCGAACCGCCTATTCGGTCTGCCACGACCTTGTGAAGGCGTCGTTTCGTTGCGAAGCGAGATGGGCCTCTGTATACTCCGCTCGACAATGGAAAGCAGGAGCGGCGAAGCATGGACTTGGCCGAAATGTCATGTCTTTTTCAGCGAGATGGATATGATCGACGGTCTTTGGAGCAGCAGGGTGCCCTCACCGTCCAGCCTGTGTTTCGCATTGCTGGCGGGTTGGGCCCTGCTTTCCGCCTGTTCGAAGTCTGACCCCTACGTTCCCCCCGACCCCTTCTACTATTTTGCCAGTTATCCCGTCGGCAAAAATCCGACAACCGTGACCCCGGCCGACTTCAATCGCGACCAAATTACAGACCTCGTCACCACGAATATTTCGAGCAACACGATCTCGGTTCTGTTCGGCAACGGCGATGGAACATTTCGGGATCAGATTCAAGTGAGGGTCTGCCAGGAACCCCGTTCCTTGGCCATCAACGATTTTAACGGTGATGGTCAGCTCGATCTTGCGTTGGCCTGTTCAGGCAGCGACCAGATTTCGATCCTGTATGGCCGGGCCAACGGAAAATTTGAGGAAGGGCCGCAGTACCCGGTCCATCGGACCCCCGTGTCCGTGGCCAGTGAGGATGTCAACGGCGACGGTCATCCCGATTTGGCCGTGGCTTTGCGCAACGACAAGGTGAAAATCTTTCTCGGCAGCCCCAATGGAGAGTTTCGCCCCGGCGTTCAGTACGAGTACGGCGATACGCCCACCTCGGTGGCCCTCAAAGACCTGAATCAAGACGGTAAGCCGGACCTGATTGTGACGAACGGCGGTCCGATGTTGAGCGCAGTATCCGTATGGATCGGAAACGGCGACGGAACCTTTCGAGATCCCAAAGATTACAAAACCGGCCGGCGACCGTTGGGTGTGAGTTTTGCCGATTTCAACAACGACCGCATGGTCGATCTGTTGGTGATCAACGGCGAAGGGGATAGTTTCACGACGTTCTTAGGCAACGGGAATGCGACCTTTCAGCCGGGAAAAGATTCCGGCGCCGACGCCAGTCCGAACTTCGGGATGGCGCGAGATTTCGACGGCGACCATATCGCCGATGTAGCCATTGTCAACCTACAGTCCACCGATCTTTCCATTCTCTTCGGGCGAGGGGACGGCACGTTCAACTACCCGCCGCGAAACTATCGAACGAAGTCCGGCCCGTTCGCCGTGGCGAGTTATCGCGTCTCCGCCGACAATGTCGAAGAACCGGGTCTGGTGACGGCAGACAATGGAGCCGGGAGCGTATCGGTGTTTCTGCATCGCGGACGGAAGGACCAGGCGCCGACCGTTCGTGGGACGGAGTAATGGTCGAGTCAAGTTCCGGTCGGCTCGACCGAAGAGAGAGTATGCAGATTGCTTGACACCTCGGTAGGGCTCGGCTAGAGTTCGAACAGGCTGCCGGACAAGGCGCCGCGCCATTTTCAGCCATCAGACCGTGGGGTTTCGTGCGATCGTTCTTGTGGTGGTTTTGCATGGGCTGCCTGATGACACTGGCGGTCTTGATGGTACAAGGCGGGGTACGCGACTTGGTCTCAGGAGCCAACCCGACGGGCGGCGCGGGTGCGATCCTCTCCTTCGGTACGACGATCTTTGGGGGTGGACTGTTGGCCGGCTGTCTCGCCCTCATCCTCAATCGTCTCCGCTAAATAGAGTGACGACGTGTGCATCGTTTCGTGATGCACCCAAACGTCTGCGAAATCAGCTTGAAGGGACTACGATCGGGCGATGCATTGCCTCAAATGCAAGGGGTTCATGATGGTGGAGCGTCACTATACGCTGATGAACCGCCGGCTCTACGCGCGCTGCTTGAATTGCGGATTCTGGATTGATCTTGCGGATTTGCTTCGATTCTTTCATAAGGTGATTGAAAGCAGCCTGCGCGGCACGAAGGTCAGAGAAACCTATACCCTGTGACGGCCCGACTCGGTCAGGACGCCACGAGAAAGCACAGACGATCCGCATGTCCTATTCACGTCCTGCCCTGTCGGTCTGCATCGCCGCCATCCTGGTTCTGTTTTCCGCCCTGT
Protein-coding regions in this window:
- a CDS encoding Na-Ca exchanger/integrin-beta4: MIDGLWSSRVPSPSSLCFALLAGWALLSACSKSDPYVPPDPFYYFASYPVGKNPTTVTPADFNRDQITDLVTTNISSNTISVLFGNGDGTFRDQIQVRVCQEPRSLAINDFNGDGQLDLALACSGSDQISILYGRANGKFEEGPQYPVHRTPVSVASEDVNGDGHPDLAVALRNDKVKIFLGSPNGEFRPGVQYEYGDTPTSVALKDLNQDGKPDLIVTNGGPMLSAVSVWIGNGDGTFRDPKDYKTGRRPLGVSFADFNNDRMVDLLVINGEGDSFTTFLGNGNATFQPGKDSGADASPNFGMARDFDGDHIADVAIVNLQSTDLSILFGRGDGTFNYPPRNYRTKSGPFAVASYRVSADNVEEPGLVTADNGAGSVSVFLHRGRKDQAPTVRGTE
- a CDS encoding signal peptide peptidase SppA, 36K type, with the translated sequence MGPSAEEAVGKPKRSLLRRIFWTIVIGVGALVLLNTLLPDLDLSGRDRVALIRVEGVILDAQATIGELKQYSENPLVKAIVLRIDSPGGGVVPSQEIHDAVKRVKNKSNKAVIASMGTVAASGGYYIAAATDRIIANPGTLTGSIGVIMETANLEGLLKKVGVEGVVIKSGRFKDVGSPLRKMSDEERKLLQSVMDDVHQQFIQAVADGRSLEPSEVEPLADGRIFTGRQAKEARLVDELGDLEDAIHIAADIAGIEGEPKVVEPRKRFSIRDILESRWSSMFPKLELQTGVNLKYLMAF
- a CDS encoding Cytidylate kinase; this encodes MGERVGDRHEKQGLIVAIDGPAGAGKSTVAKLLALRLGYLYLDTGALYRAVAWKVQETGTDPDDRSAIAALLPETKLHMECGSEQAHVFVDGRDVTGDLRTPGVTALASVVSAIPAVREWLLPVQRQIGAAGSVVAEGRDIGTKVFPGADIKFFLEADADVRATRRHRELVAAGHAVQFDQTKRDLTGRDDRDRSRTVAPLIPAQDAERIDTSSMPAEAVVEHMMAVITARS
- a CDS encoding SSU ribosomal protein S1p: MSTVTPQSEPKLDRDALAAMYEETFRNFEEGTITEGTVVAIGKDKVVVDIGYKSEGMIPADQFSHDELQQLKVGDRLQVYLEECEDADGNLVLSKEKADKMKIWEELEKLHKEEKSIEGKIISRIKGGMMVDIGVKAFLPGSQIDLHPVRDLDGLVGKTFPLKIIKINHRRGNVVVSRRVLLEETRDRRRQTTLATLKEGQLIQGMVKNITDYGAFIDLGGIDGLLHITDMSWGRVGHPSELFQVGDKVEVTVLKYDRETGRISLGLKQKSADPWTGVAAKYPVGTRVRGRVVSLTDYGAFVELEPGVEGLVHVSEMSWTHEVRHPSRVVSVGDQVEAAVLNIDPGSRKISLGMKQTAPNPWDMIEAKYPAGTRIEGKVKSLTDFGAFIGLEEGIDGLIHISDMSWTKHIKHPSELFKKGQKVDAVVIRIDKEKERLSLGYKQLSRDPWEDQIPTRYRVGDSITGKVSKIADFGLFVELDGDVEGLIHISEVGLDPNVRMEEKFKAGDDVTAKIIKVDREERKIALSLRDHQLDSERRQVDEFHASQGGLDQSLGRAAKQSRKRGQTDSEA
- a CDS encoding 3-phosphoshikimate 1-carboxyvinyltransferase; this encodes MASLTITPGRPLKGVTDVPGDKSVTHRAIILTSLAEGPSTVSGYCRGEDCLNTMRAFQSLGVRIEETPERLLVHGKGMWGLAEPFGPIDCGNSGTGIRLMAGLLAGQDFFTVLTGDESIRRRPMGRVVKPLRTMGAMIAGRKGGELAPLAITGTRLKGMAYSSPVASAQIKSSLLFAALYADGLTTISEPRLSRDHTERMFAFFGIPFRRDGFTVQVEGRPAVRWSGKSVVVPGDLSAAAFFIVGAAIVPDSDVTVRAVGMNPTRTGLLEILRQMGAWIEVLHPREEAGEPVADLRVRSAPLHGVMIGPEQIPQTIDEFPILCVAAAVAEGETVVTGAEELRVKESDRIATMANELRAMGAKIEERSDGMVIQGLGRKGVNGRLTGATCASHGDHRVAMSVAIGALTAVRPTLIQDTACIETSFPAFDRTLVALLTGSEKSL
- a CDS encoding Integration host factor beta subunit; this translates as MTKAQIIERVSEQVTTLTKRQAEIVVNTIFDCIRDSLRNGNKTEIRGFGSFRLRARRMKEGRNPKTGATVAVPAKRVPFFKAGKELKELLNK
- a CDS encoding Acyl-CoA:1-acyl-sn-glycerol-3-phosphate acyltransferase, producing the protein MTSVLYGLLWILSRAVGWLCFRYKTVGRVPRKGGFLIASNHASYLDIPLLGCGIPRRVWYMGRHDLFTVPLLNGLLQALGWIPLRLGRVDRDAFSRAVSLIKEGKPVAIFPEGGRTMTGALKPGKPGIGVIVSQTGCQVVPAHIGGTFDVLPPGAKWPRFRRVTVSYGEPIDFSSDAARLDGKAFYQHVSRTVMAKIAELGQVPMPHDLASPSTAKSCNAE